A single Spirochaetae bacterium HGW-Spirochaetae-1 DNA region contains:
- a CDS encoding 3-phosphoserine/phosphohydroxythreonine aminotransferase, with product MSRVYNFSAGPAILPESVLKKAAVEMLDYNNTGMSVMEMSHRSKPFEDIINGAENLLRDLMNIPKNYHVLFLQGGASTQFAMIPLNLFKGSKKCDLIHTGAWTKRAIAEAKKYGTVNILASSEDKNFSYIPKVDKSKFSADADYFYICTNNTIEGTKYSEFPDTGKVPLIADMSSNILSSAVDVSRFGIIFAGAQKNIGPAGVTVVIIREDLVGTPMDITPTMLNYETHAKEKSLYNTPPTYGIYIAKLVFEWVKELGGITSMEKINRDKAAILYDYLDNSKLFKATVAPEDRSIMNVPFITGSEDIDKQFIAEARKEGLTELKGHRSVGGMRASIYNAMPTEGVKKLVEFMKKFELKQA from the coding sequence ATGTCACGAGTTTACAATTTTTCCGCCGGGCCGGCAATACTACCTGAATCCGTTCTCAAAAAAGCTGCCGTAGAAATGCTTGATTATAATAACACCGGCATGTCCGTCATGGAAATGAGTCATCGGTCAAAACCCTTCGAAGACATCATTAACGGGGCAGAGAATCTACTCCGCGACCTGATGAACATTCCTAAAAACTATCATGTCCTTTTTCTTCAGGGCGGCGCTTCAACACAATTCGCCATGATCCCCTTGAACCTTTTTAAAGGCAGCAAAAAATGCGACCTGATTCATACCGGGGCCTGGACGAAAAGAGCGATTGCCGAGGCAAAAAAATACGGAACGGTTAACATACTTGCCTCGTCAGAGGATAAAAATTTTTCATATATCCCCAAAGTTGATAAAAGCAAATTCAGCGCCGATGCCGATTATTTTTACATCTGCACCAATAATACAATTGAAGGAACAAAGTACTCCGAGTTTCCTGATACGGGGAAAGTACCCCTGATTGCCGACATGTCTTCCAATATCCTCTCGTCTGCAGTTGACGTTTCCCGTTTCGGTATCATCTTCGCCGGTGCCCAGAAAAACATTGGGCCGGCAGGCGTAACCGTTGTCATAATCAGGGAAGACCTGGTGGGAACCCCCATGGACATTACCCCCACGATGCTGAACTATGAAACGCATGCTAAAGAAAAATCTCTGTATAACACACCGCCAACGTATGGCATCTATATCGCCAAACTCGTATTTGAGTGGGTAAAAGAACTGGGCGGAATCACTTCCATGGAGAAGATAAACAGGGATAAGGCGGCAATTCTTTATGATTACCTGGACAATTCCAAGTTATTCAAGGCAACGGTGGCACCGGAAGACAGGTCCATTATGAACGTCCCCTTCATAACGGGATCTGAAGATATTGACAAGCAATTTATAGCCGAGGCCAGGAAAGAAGGCTTAACGGAACTCAAAGGTCACCGTTCCGTGGGAGGAATGAGGGCAAGTATATACAATGCAATGCCCACAGAAGGAGTGAAAAAACTTGTCGAATTTATGAAAAAGTTTGAATTAAAACAGGCGTAA
- a CDS encoding 3-phosphoglycerate dehydrogenase: MFKILTLNKISPLGLTLLPPDSYEHASEIPHPDGILVRSQDMLKMDIPSTVQAIARAGAGVNNIPVERCSEQGIVVFNTPGANANAVKELVILGLLLGSRKVYQGIAWTRSLAGKGLEVKKLIEKEKSNFTGPEIKGKTLGILGLGAIGVLVANDAAALGMKVIGRDPYISVESAWGLSRDVQCATSLENLISECDYISIHMPLTDETRGFLNRNRFKFMKKGVVLLNFSREELVDEESLLEALQDGTVSTYVTDFPGDVLLKLDNVIPIPHLGASTPEAEDNCAIMAVKQMKEFLENGNITNSVNFPGCFMERSGKKRVVIGNKNIPNMIGQITPILAANNTNISDFLNKSKGDYAYNIIDIDSDIDETTINALKKINGVVMVRVI; this comes from the coding sequence ATGTTTAAGATCCTCACCCTTAACAAAATTTCTCCCCTGGGACTGACATTGCTCCCGCCCGATAGTTATGAACACGCATCGGAAATTCCCCATCCCGACGGCATACTCGTCCGCAGCCAGGACATGCTCAAGATGGATATCCCCAGCACGGTCCAGGCAATCGCCAGAGCCGGTGCCGGTGTAAACAATATCCCTGTTGAACGCTGCTCGGAACAGGGCATCGTCGTTTTTAATACACCGGGTGCCAATGCAAACGCCGTAAAAGAACTGGTTATCCTGGGCCTCCTTCTGGGCTCGCGGAAAGTATATCAGGGAATTGCATGGACTAGAAGTCTGGCAGGAAAAGGATTAGAGGTTAAAAAACTCATTGAAAAAGAAAAGTCAAACTTTACGGGTCCTGAAATAAAAGGGAAGACCCTGGGCATACTTGGCCTGGGAGCCATCGGTGTACTCGTTGCCAATGATGCAGCGGCCCTGGGCATGAAGGTCATTGGCAGGGACCCTTATATTTCCGTAGAATCGGCCTGGGGCCTGTCCCGGGATGTTCAATGCGCTACAAGCCTGGAAAATCTTATCTCGGAGTGCGACTATATAAGCATACATATGCCTCTTACTGATGAAACCAGGGGTTTTCTCAACAGAAATCGTTTCAAGTTCATGAAAAAAGGTGTTGTACTCCTTAACTTTTCCCGGGAAGAGCTTGTCGATGAAGAATCCCTCTTAGAGGCATTACAGGACGGCACCGTGAGCACTTATGTCACTGATTTCCCCGGCGATGTACTCCTTAAACTCGACAATGTCATTCCCATACCGCATCTTGGCGCATCCACCCCTGAAGCCGAAGACAACTGTGCAATAATGGCAGTCAAGCAGATGAAGGAATTTCTTGAAAACGGGAATATAACCAACTCGGTCAACTTTCCCGGATGTTTCATGGAACGCAGCGGAAAAAAAAGAGTGGTTATTGGCAATAAAAATATTCCCAATATGATAGGACAGATAACCCCTATTCTTGCCGCCAACAATACTAATATTTCCGACTTTCTCAATAAAAGCAAGGGCGATTACGCGTATAATATTATTGATATTGACTCTGATATTGATGAAACTACGATCAATGCATTAAAGAAAATAAACGGTGTTGTCATGGTGCGGGTGATTTAA
- a CDS encoding co-chaperone GroES: protein MAIKPIGDRILIEAVEEEIAKVGSLFVPDTAKEKPQQGKVVAVGEGRRDGDKLIPLTVKVGDTILYGKYSGTEIKYNEKEYLILSETDVLAIVD from the coding sequence GTGGCTATTAAACCAATTGGAGACAGAATTCTCATTGAAGCCGTGGAAGAAGAAATTGCCAAGGTGGGATCACTTTTTGTACCGGATACAGCTAAGGAAAAACCCCAGCAAGGAAAGGTAGTTGCCGTTGGCGAAGGTCGACGTGATGGTGATAAGCTGATACCACTGACAGTTAAGGTTGGCGATACTATTCTTTACGGAAAGTATTCAGGCACAGAGATCAAGTATAATGAAAAGGAATATTTGATTCTCTCAGAAACTGATGTGCTGGCAATCGTAGACTGA
- a CDS encoding DUF1015 domain-containing protein, with translation MAAIKAFRGLRPRPDLAEKVAELPYDVLSSDEARQVAEGNQYSFFHVTKPEIDMSLDINIYDESVYAAGKRNLDSFIHEGILIQDREPRLYLYTQIMNGRSQTGLVACVSIDDYIENRVKKHELTREDKEQDRTRHLDILNANCGPVFLLYREDGAKKKLFDQAISIKPIYDFTAEDGITHIVRVIENPELISGFEKAFSRDNLYIADGHHRAASAVRVGQNRRKENPAYTGEEEFNHFLAVIFPHDQLRILAYNRAVKDLNGMENDSFLQQVMKEFTVEKSSRKVPLGTCEFSMYLDGTWSTLKPRFTVSGDPIEGLDVKILQDHLLEPVLGIGDPRTDNRISFIGGIRGTEELEKLVDSGKYKVAFSLYPTTLIQLMNVSDTDGIMPPKSTWFEPKLRSGLVVHLLDK, from the coding sequence ATGGCAGCAATTAAAGCATTCAGGGGCCTGCGCCCGAGACCGGATCTGGCGGAAAAAGTCGCCGAACTTCCCTACGATGTACTCAGTTCCGATGAAGCGCGCCAGGTGGCGGAGGGGAACCAATACAGTTTTTTTCATGTGACAAAGCCTGAAATAGATATGTCGCTGGATATCAATATCTATGATGAGAGTGTATATGCAGCGGGAAAGAGGAACCTTGATTCCTTCATACACGAAGGCATCCTCATCCAGGACAGGGAACCCCGGCTGTACCTCTACACTCAGATAATGAATGGGCGGTCCCAGACGGGACTTGTCGCCTGTGTCAGCATTGATGATTACATTGAAAACAGGGTAAAAAAACACGAGCTCACGCGGGAAGATAAGGAGCAGGACAGAACAAGGCATCTGGATATTCTCAATGCCAATTGCGGCCCCGTGTTTCTTCTATACCGTGAGGATGGAGCCAAGAAGAAACTTTTCGACCAGGCTATATCCATAAAGCCGATCTATGATTTTACCGCAGAAGACGGCATAACCCATATAGTCCGGGTTATTGAAAATCCTGAACTGATTTCGGGTTTTGAAAAGGCCTTCAGTCGCGATAATCTCTATATTGCCGACGGCCATCATCGGGCGGCATCCGCTGTGCGCGTGGGACAGAACAGGAGAAAAGAAAACCCCGCTTATACGGGCGAAGAGGAGTTCAATCATTTTCTGGCGGTCATATTTCCCCATGACCAGCTCCGCATCCTGGCCTATAATAGGGCAGTGAAAGATCTCAATGGCATGGAAAACGATTCATTTTTGCAGCAAGTGATGAAAGAATTCACGGTGGAAAAGAGCAGCCGCAAGGTTCCTCTGGGGACCTGTGAGTTTTCCATGTATCTCGATGGAACATGGTCCACGCTGAAGCCTCGCTTTACCGTCTCCGGAGATCCTATCGAAGGCCTGGATGTGAAAATACTGCAAGATCATCTCCTGGAGCCTGTTCTCGGAATAGGGGACCCCCGAACCGACAATCGTATCAGCTTTATAGGGGGCATCCGGGGAACGGAAGAACTGGAAAAGCTTGTGGACAGCGGAAAATATAAAGTCGCCTTTTCCTTGTATCCCACGACTCTTATTCAGCTGATGAATGTGTCCGATACCGATGGCATAATGCCGCCTAAATCAACCTGGTTTGAACCTAAATTGAGAAGCGGTCTGGTGGTGCATCTTCTCGATAAATGA
- a CDS encoding DUF2147 domain-containing protein — translation MKKCVLLGSFFVLVLAVSMNLLAGNGSPAGMWKTIDDKTGEAKSIMKVWEENGVVYGKIEKLILKPGEDPNPLCDKCQGKFKNKPVLGMTIMWGLKKDDDEYSGGFIMDPDNGETYKCLIRLKDGGKKLEVRGYIGFSLIGRSQYWIKTQ, via the coding sequence ATGAAAAAATGTGTATTGCTAGGCTCATTTTTTGTGCTGGTTTTGGCGGTTTCCATGAATCTTCTCGCCGGCAACGGTTCGCCTGCGGGGATGTGGAAAACCATCGATGATAAAACCGGTGAAGCAAAATCCATAATGAAGGTATGGGAAGAGAACGGTGTCGTTTATGGTAAAATTGAAAAGCTGATTCTGAAACCCGGTGAAGATCCGAATCCTTTATGTGACAAGTGTCAGGGGAAATTCAAGAATAAACCGGTGCTGGGAATGACCATCATGTGGGGCCTCAAAAAAGACGATGATGAATACAGCGGCGGATTTATAATGGATCCCGATAACGGAGAGACCTATAAATGCCTGATCCGGCTTAAGGATGGCGGAAAGAAACTGGAGGTTCGTGGATATATCGGATTTTCGCTCATAGGGCGGAGTCAATACTGGATAAAAACACAGTGA
- a CDS encoding GNAT family N-acetyltransferase, with the protein MLIVGKHPPFIIIRRPNTDEAESISELVSSYAQKEIVLPRTVDEIRNTLETWLVAEYDNKLVGAVSRYDYGQKLLEIRSLVVDNAYAKLGIGSILVKQMIRELHREGKEKLFVLTYSPEFFKKNGFLEVPKGSLPEKIWKDCINCANKDSCGETALIFAHSRILTRH; encoded by the coding sequence ATATTAATCGTGGGAAAACACCCGCCATTCATTATCATAAGAAGACCGAATACTGATGAGGCCGAATCGATCAGCGAACTGGTGTCGTCCTATGCCCAAAAGGAAATTGTTCTGCCCAGAACTGTGGATGAGATCCGCAACACCCTGGAAACATGGCTTGTTGCAGAATATGACAATAAACTCGTCGGCGCCGTTTCACGCTATGACTACGGACAGAAACTCCTGGAAATCCGTTCTCTTGTCGTAGACAATGCCTACGCAAAACTTGGGATCGGCTCCATCCTGGTAAAACAGATGATCAGGGAATTGCATCGGGAGGGAAAAGAAAAACTTTTTGTCCTGACCTATTCTCCTGAGTTTTTCAAGAAAAATGGCTTTCTCGAAGTACCCAAAGGTTCGCTGCCGGAAAAAATATGGAAAGACTGCATTAATTGTGCCAACAAGGATTCATGCGGAGAAACAGCCCTGATTTTTGCTCATAGCAGAATTTTGACGCGTCACTGA
- the groL gene encoding chaperonin GroEL: MAKVLQYNEEARRSILQGVVKLADAVKVTLGPRGRNVVIDKKFGSPTVTKDGVTVAKEIELEDHFENMGAQMVKEVATKTNDIAGDGTTTATILAEAIYRESLKNVTAGANPMSLKRGIDKAVEAAVSFIATTAREIKDKKEIAQVASISANNDDEIGELIADAMDKVGKDGVITVEEAKSIETHLEVVEGMQFDRGYISPYMATDPDTMSAIIEDAYILIHDKKVSSMKDLLPVLEKVAQAGRPLLIIAEDVEGEALATIVVNTLRKTISCVAVKAPGFGDRRKAMLEDLAVLTRGQVISEDLGMRLDNTTVEMLGRAKKIIIDKENTTIIEGAGSQKEVQGRIAQIQKQIEESTSDYDIEKLQERKAKLAGGVAVINVGAATEIELKEKKARVEDALSATRSAVEEGIVSGGGLTLIAAQKAVREAMAKLTGDEKIGAEIILKSIEAPMKQIAFNAGLEGSVIVEKAKNEKPGIGFNASTFEWVDMIKAGIIDPAKVVRTALQNAASVSGMMCTTEVLITDKPEENAPMGMPGMGGGMPGMM, encoded by the coding sequence ATGGCAAAAGTTTTACAGTATAATGAAGAAGCTCGACGATCGATTTTACAGGGTGTGGTTAAACTCGCCGATGCTGTAAAGGTAACTCTGGGACCCAGAGGAAGAAATGTCGTGATCGATAAGAAGTTCGGCTCACCGACGGTGACAAAGGATGGCGTTACTGTCGCCAAGGAAATCGAGCTGGAAGATCATTTTGAAAATATGGGCGCCCAGATGGTTAAAGAGGTGGCAACCAAAACCAACGATATAGCTGGTGATGGTACCACTACGGCTACTATTCTTGCCGAGGCGATTTACAGGGAAAGCCTGAAAAATGTAACAGCCGGTGCTAATCCCATGAGCCTGAAGAGGGGTATTGACAAGGCTGTTGAGGCGGCAGTTAGTTTTATAGCAACCACTGCACGCGAGATTAAAGATAAAAAAGAGATTGCCCAGGTTGCTTCCATTTCTGCAAACAATGATGATGAAATCGGCGAACTGATTGCAGATGCCATGGATAAAGTCGGTAAGGATGGAGTTATCACCGTGGAAGAAGCAAAATCCATCGAGACCCATCTGGAAGTTGTCGAGGGGATGCAGTTTGACCGCGGTTATATTTCTCCTTACATGGCTACTGATCCTGATACCATGTCCGCCATTATCGAAGATGCCTACATCCTTATCCATGATAAAAAGGTTTCTTCCATGAAAGATCTTCTGCCCGTTCTGGAAAAGGTTGCCCAGGCAGGCCGGCCGTTGCTCATTATTGCCGAAGATGTGGAAGGCGAGGCGCTGGCAACGATAGTTGTTAACACTCTTCGCAAAACGATTTCCTGTGTCGCTGTCAAAGCTCCAGGTTTTGGAGACAGAAGGAAAGCGATGCTGGAAGATTTAGCCGTTCTCACCCGTGGCCAGGTGATCTCTGAAGATCTGGGCATGAGGCTCGACAACACAACGGTTGAAATGCTCGGAAGAGCCAAAAAGATAATAATCGACAAGGAAAACACCACGATTATCGAAGGCGCTGGATCCCAGAAGGAAGTGCAGGGGAGAATCGCCCAGATACAGAAGCAGATAGAAGAATCGACCTCTGATTATGATATCGAAAAGCTGCAGGAAAGGAAAGCCAAGCTTGCCGGTGGGGTTGCTGTAATAAATGTCGGCGCAGCTACTGAAATCGAATTGAAAGAGAAGAAAGCGCGTGTTGAAGATGCACTTTCAGCAACCAGGTCGGCCGTTGAGGAGGGAATTGTTTCCGGCGGTGGATTGACGCTTATCGCGGCTCAGAAGGCTGTTAGAGAGGCCATGGCTAAATTGACTGGCGACGAGAAAATCGGCGCTGAAATTATCCTTAAGTCCATTGAAGCTCCCATGAAACAGATTGCTTTTAATGCCGGTCTTGAAGGATCGGTTATCGTGGAAAAAGCGAAAAATGAAAAGCCCGGAATCGGCTTTAACGCATCTACATTTGAGTGGGTTGACATGATCAAGGCCGGCATCATAGATCCTGCCAAGGTTGTGAGAACAGCTCTGCAGAATGCGGCTTCAGTATCAGGTATGATGTGTACGACAGAGGTTCTGATTACGGATAAACCGGAAGAGAATGCTCCTATGGGAATGCCCGGTATGGGTGGCGGAATGCCAGGTATGATGTAA